The DNA region gagTGTCAATAAATGAAAACACAAAGGACAAataatgcaaaaacaaaagaaacgcTGTGTAAGTAAAGCTACTTTTGGTTGAGATCTGGAATAAATACAAGAGAGATATGAAAGTAAACATTCTTTCctatacatttatataatttagtaaATTTGTATTGAAACATTTGCTATATTTACTACATCTCAACTGTGAACTGCGTATCGCTGACACCTTAATTTAATTCAATCTACTTGTATAAGTCGTTGGCATTTTATTACCATGACTTCTTAATTGTTATTGTGGCTAAAATTGCGATGCGACCACTCCCTTTttacaattattaaaattatatgggCTTACCGCTTACGGTCTAGTTATAAATAAGAATGTTGAAAGAACAACTTAATTagggaaaaaaagagaaataagcTAGCGACATGAGATTGAGAGCTCTCACTATAAACTACATATATCAGGTTATCCCCAATGGAGGTTTTAAGCacaggttttaaaaaaaaaattgatcaaaaaaataaatcagaaataggtaaaatacataaaagactCTCTTGTATAGTAAGCTGAATAGTGTAAAAactatcttttaaaaaataagagacttaAAATTATATCCCACCATTGGAgagaataattttaattaggagATCAatggttcttatttttaaaagtaaataatttattcattaaaaattcaaatagaaaataagagactcaaaattaaaaccccTCAATCGGGATGCCCTCATGGCCTCAAAATCTGGTTTGATCCGGCGTTACCTACCTTCCAAGTTTCATAAATAAGCTATAAGagaattatttttcttgaaattaaATAACCTTGATACGGAGGGAAAATTAACTGGTGAACTTATCCAAGTAATGATGTCGGAGAAGGAAATTGCGCGAGAATACCATCTTTTTGAAGGGAGAAGTGCCAAATCTTGAGGCTAGAACGAGACCGGAAGAAGAGGTGATCCCTCAACTCATCGGCCAGACAACATAGAAGACATGCACGAAGCTGGTACATGCAGACCTTAACTCGATAACCGATCCTAGGGGGAAAGACAATTACAAGCAAGTTCTCAAGTGACGAAAGTATTCTTAaggattaataaataaataaacggATTGAGTGGTGGAATGGGACATAACCAAGGGAGGATGGAGTCCGCACCAGATTTTTGCAGGCAGGAGGATTGAGCCATCGATGCGGCATATGTGGTTAGAATATCTCATGTGCATCCGAAAGAGAAACACAGCCAGAAAAAAGGGAAGTCGATTAGAGGGcgaagctttgaaggaagaaacGGTGAACCTTTTCCACAGTCACCAAGCAAACATGATCATCCGAAGCATACCAAACACTTGGACCAAGAGGATCCACCACAtcaacactacaaaaaaatggttttattgagACGAACGTTTGTGACGAAAATTTCacgtcacaaatttgtgacacttTAGATACGTTATTGCGACTAactatttttgtcaaaaattcgTAGATATTTTGTCACAATTTTGTGACGTTTGAAGTCAAAACCAAATTATGTCACAATTAATGTCGAAAGTGTGACGatattattaattgtaacaaatgtgATGATTCGGTGACTAATATATAGTCGTAAATTagttacaattttataacagATAGATGAGTTACAATTTGTGACATTAAAGTGACGAAACTGTAGTTACAAATTGGTACGAATGACTAACATAATATTTTGTGATAAATAGTTACATAATTTTGTAACAAGATTGTCATAATAGTGGTTGAttttaacaattatttgttttgacttaatttataatgaaatatttgcaaaaatatGTTATACTTGAGTGTCATATtgtttgactattttttttatggtaaacAGAAATTAGtaacatatttttgaaataggATAATcatctaatttacatgttaaaAGATTTTCTAACAGGTTTTTAGtttatctttattattattgtttttagatAAACTTAAAagatacttaattttttttttcttattagatAAAGTCAACAAAATACTTAACTATCTGTTTCTATAATTCTATTGAGAATAGGAATATCATCACTTGCGACTATTTAGTGACAACAGTGTTGTCGTAATGTGTGACATAATTGAGACGTTATGATAGTCAATAAATATAACGATTTTGAGACAATTTTTTTAGTCATCACTTGCGACTATTTAGTGACAACAGTGTTGTCGTAATGTGACATAATTGAGACATTATGATAGTCAATAATTATAACGTTGTTGttactcttatttttttgtcacttaTTGTTACAATATAGTTACTAGAGATATTCGTCACAATATTGTGATGTatctattacaaaaaaaaatttgtgacgaCTTTATTGCAATCGTTTAAAATTTGTCACAAATTcgtcacaatttttttattgttacgaatttattattattgagaCGAAATATTTGGTATCAAGAAAgaccatttttttgtagtgcaACAAGAGAACCCGTTTCACACCCGTGTAACATCCCAAAAACGAGTTCAAAGACTATTATCAACCTTGCTTATTAATTGTTTATCGATAAGTTggataaaatgattttttttataacatttcttaaaattttatttctattttctccCAATTATTGATACAAGGACTCATGTATACTGTTACTAATTTGTATATCATTAGTAATAAGATTTTGAACTGCTATGATTATAGATTAGTATTGTTCCTTAAAATAGGGTTAGCTTTATATTTGATACTTATCGTCGACATTCGTCATTTGTCATTGAGAGAAGTCATAGTTTACTTAtggttttgaaaatataatggtTGGAAGGAAAGCAACCAGCTAAGGAACAATACTATATTCTAACGCAGATATGTACAAACGTACATGTATATATCGTGTGAAGCTATATAAGCTTTTGACCTTGATTGAATTAATAAActgaatattaatttatgtttaagGAACATATATCCTCACGCAGCCTTTGTAcaggtatattatatatagattaatatgAGAACATGGTGCCGTAAAAGTCAAATTAAGTGTACGTACgtataattgtttaattaattatgaataatgttcaatttttgatcagatttagtagtattttaaattagaaaattaacaaGACAGCGGGGTGGAGAACATGCATAGAGGATCAAATTCAATGCAAAATATACGTAAACGAGATTACTTGGAAGTCCATGCAAGTCCCATGCACTCAAACCCTTCTATATAAACCCCTCCGAGTTCATCGtttaatcatcatcaaaataACCCTAATCAAGCCCATAtcaacacacacatatatataaatatatagctCAACCATGGCAGTTCCAAAAGCTCACTACTCTTTAGCCATTCTTGTCGTTCTCTTTGTCGTTTCCAGTAGCCAAAAAGTATGCAATCCAGAATGCAAGGCCAAAGAACCCTTCAACTGTGACAATACTCTTGCATTCAACCGAACTGGCTTTGCGAAAAATTTCACTTTTGGTGCAGCTACTTCTGCGTATCAGGTATATTTTGTTCTTAGGGGGTCGAGTTTTGGCTATAGCATTTTccgtatactttttttttttttcctaacacgTACAATATCCAACATTTTCAATTTGACGCTCAACTAGATTGAAGGTGCTGCACATAGAGCACTTAATGGATGGGACTATTTCACTCATAGATATCCAGGTGATCATTTGTTAACATGAGCACCTAATTGAATTGTGAGAAAAGGTATAAATATTGTAAAGAGATATTTGTGCTCATATTAAATTTCGGTTTGTAATAATATACAGAAAAAGTTCCAGATCGCAGTTCAGGAGATCTTGCTTGTGATTCATATGATCTTTATAAGGTGAGAGTCTATATTAATGACttatattttccaattttataatttagttttagttttacgACTTTTCAAAATACTATTGAACAGGATGATGTGAAACTGCTGAAAAGAATGAATGCTCAAGCATACCGACTCTCAATAGCATGGTCTAGGGTCTTACCAAGTAAATATAGACACACATCAATCCTTCTTcatgcatgttttcatccaattaTTTAGAtgataataaaatcatataaattcgATGACTGAGCTTTAATTGTGATTATATACAAATCTTAGAGGGAAGACTTACTGGGGGAGTGGACGAGAATGGGATCACATACTACAACAATCTCATCAACGAGTTGAAAGCAAATGGTAAATTCGAAATTCAAGTACTTAGCTTAATCAATCATGCAAAATTTTAGTCATTTCATTATATATGTGGTCATgtaataaacataaattttactTACGTGAATACAGGCATCGAACCATATGTGACTATATTTCATTGGGATGTTCCCCAGACTTTAGAAGACGAATACGGTGGCTTCTTAAGCCCACGTATAGTGTAAGTGCATTATCGGCCgggtttttataattataaatatatatatgcttttcttTGGTTTAGCGTTATGTAACATGGCTATCACACATCTCTACTATGTACGATACATAAAAATAGGGAGGATTACACAAACTACGCTGAGCTTCTATTCCAAAGATTCGGAGACCGAGTCAAATTCTGGATCACTTTAAATCAGCCTTTCTCTCTTGCAACCAAAGGTTACGGCGATGGGTCGTATCCACCAGGACGGTGCACTAACTGTGAATTTGGAGGAGATTCTGGAACTGAACCTTATACAGTTGCACATAACCAACTTCTAGCTCATGCGAAAACTGTATCTTTGTACCGAAAAAGATATCAGGCACATACACTGTCAAtctctcatatataatatatcgtttttttttccttttatgtgGTGTATatgttaattctaaaaaaatatgtatgcaGAAGTTTCAAGGTGGTAAGATAGGAACAACCTTGATTGGGAGATGGTTCGCCCCGCTAAACGAAAGCAGCAATCTCGACAAGGCTGCTGCTAAACGAGCATTCGAGTTTTTCGTTggatggtatatatatttttggtcaactaAATGATTCTTAAAATGCACACCTGGcacgtatatatatagaaaagtttAGTTAGATATTGCTTTTTTGTACGTATCagatatgatatttttgtatcttACATGTATATGAAGGTTCATGGATCCATTGGTGTACGGAGAATATCCAAAGATAATGAGGGAGATGGTAGGAGATAGATTGCCGGAATTCACACCTGAGGAATCAGCTTTGGTTAAAGGATCACTTGATTTTCTAGGGTTGAACTATTACGTTACACAATATGCAACCGACGCACCTCCTCCAACAGAACCTAGCGCCATAACCGATCCACGAGTTACTCTTGGATGTATGTAAAACTAATTTTCTcgtattaaatttttatataattcgATTATCTAAACtcattatttttcctttataattGGCTTCAGTTTATCGCAATGGAGTTCCTATCGGTGTTGTGGCAAGTATCTgactttaaatttgaaaattcatttGCATATTCAAAAGATTACAACATTGAAATGACACTTTCGTTTTACAGGCTCCTAGCTTCGTCTACTATCCTCCAGGATTCCGTCAGATTCTAAACTACATCAAAGACAACTACAAAAATCCACTTACCTACATCACCGAAAAcggtatatatatcattttatgTTGCATTCAAATATGTTTAACAAATACGAAATGCCTACAtatgtgtttattatatataaatcttatgcaaaaaaaattcaggAGTTGCTGATCTCGATCTTGGTAACGTAACGCTTGCAACTGCTCTTGCCGATAATGGACGGATTCAAAACCATTGCAGCCATCTTTCTTGTCTCAAATGCGCCATTGAGTGAGTTATAATTCATCTCTAATctgatatatatacttctttcagagtattatatatgttaatctttttaaatatatatcataggGATGGATGCAACGTAGCAGGATATTTTGCTTGGTCATTGATGGACAACTAC from Camelina sativa cultivar DH55 chromosome 3, Cs, whole genome shotgun sequence includes:
- the LOC104778056 gene encoding myrosinase 4; amino-acid sequence: MAVPKAHYSLAILVVLFVVSSSQKVCNPECKAKEPFNCDNTLAFNRTGFAKNFTFGAATSAYQIEGAAHRALNGWDYFTHRYPEKVPDRSSGDLACDSYDLYKDDVKLLKRMNAQAYRLSIAWSRVLPKGRLTGGVDENGITYYNNLINELKANGIEPYVTIFHWDVPQTLEDEYGGFLSPRIVEDYTNYAELLFQRFGDRVKFWITLNQPFSLATKGYGDGSYPPGRCTNCEFGGDSGTEPYTVAHNQLLAHAKTVSLYRKRYQKFQGGKIGTTLIGRWFAPLNESSNLDKAAAKRAFEFFVGWFMDPLVYGEYPKIMREMVGDRLPEFTPEESALVKGSLDFLGLNYYVTQYATDAPPPTEPSAITDPRVTLGFYRNGVPIGVVAPSFVYYPPGFRQILNYIKDNYKNPLTYITENGVADLDLGNVTLATALADNGRIQNHCSHLSCLKCAIEDGCNVAGYFAWSLMDNYEFGNGYTLRFGMNWVNFTNPPDRKEKASGKWFSRFIAKSHVSTKPGM